CTGCCGCCGGAAGTCGAAGTTCATAACAATGAGCGAGGCGAAAAAATAGCAGAAAGCGATGCGGGGCAGAACTCCCGTGTACCTCAGGCCGCCGAGAGAGCCAATGAGCTTGGCGTTGATGATCATCCCCAGGAAGTACAGGATGAAGGTGCGTTTCACTATCTGGATGTACATATCTTTCCGTGAATCGCCGCGCTCCAGCCTTTTTGTCAGGGAGAACGAGAGGCTGACTCCGACAATGAACAGGAAAAGAGGAAAGATAAGGTCCTCGAAGGTGAAACCATGCCATTCGGAATGCTGAAACTCCCGGGCAATAGCCAGGGTGAACGGGGTGTGCGCCCTGGTCATGAGGCTTGCAACAAGAGAGCTGCCTCCGATGATCCAGAACATGTCGAACCCGCGGAGTGCATCTACCGAGAGCACCCGTCCCTGCGGAAGGCGATCCTGGTATGTGGGCATGGGGATGGTTTCCTTTACTTCTTCTTTTCTTTATACAAATCGGTGTAGCTGGTGAGCACAATCCCCTTTTTCTTTATCAGCGCTTTTACCTCCGGGTCAAGGAGCACCGCCAGCTCCCCCGCACGGTGAGCGCCGACGCCGCCGTCGGTGAACCGGTCTTTAGGGGCGGAATGGACGAGCGCGTTCTGTTCGGGCGACTCGATCCCGATATGGCAGACCCAGAGCCACAATCCCGGTTTGAGCGCTTCAAGCTGTTTCATCGCCGACTCTTTCTTCTGCGGCACAGGAGTCATATAGACTCCGCCGAAACGGGTTTCATTCATCATTCCGGAAATGGGCACATTGTATTCTTTCCCCAATTTAATCACAAGGTCTTCAAGTCCCGGATAGCCTTTGTAGGAAAAATAATGGGCGTCAATATACTGGACATTGATGCCTTTTCTCTTGGCAAGCTCGATCTGAGCACGGAATTCAGCTTCGATTTCCTTTATGTTCGGTTTTCGTGAAAACAGCGAATCCGGATGGGTGTAAAAAAAGCCGTCACTATCAACCATGGTGGGCACCTTATCCCAGGGGAGAACCGGTCTCCATCGGCATCCGATCCATTCACCGCACAAAGTCAGGTGGACCCCAGTGCACCAGCGGGGATT
This sequence is a window from Candidatus Latescibacter sp.. Protein-coding genes within it:
- a CDS encoding ChbG/HpnK family deacetylase, whose protein sequence is MKHVFGKFFTATVLLVLALVFIPCASHSQSIRMIVRGDDMGMTQGSLAAFEKAFNEGVLTSGAIQVPAPWFEGAADLCKKNPRWCTGVHLTLCGEWIGCRWRPVLPWDKVPTMVDSDGFFYTHPDSLFSRKPNIKEIEAEFRAQIELAKRKGINVQYIDAHYFSYKGYPGLEDLVIKLGKEYNVPISGMMNETRFGGVYMTPVPQKKESAMKQLEALKPGLWLWVCHIGIESPEQNALVHSAPKDRFTDGGVGAHRAGELAVLLDPEVKALIKKKGIVLTSYTDLYKEKKK